The Rhodococcus antarcticus DNA segment GCTCGCAGCGTCCAGGCTCGCCTGGTCGATCGTGGCGGGGGTGCCCGGCGCTGCCGAGTTCAGCGCCGTCAGCACGGTCTGGGCGGCGGCGCTGGGGGTCACGGCGCTGAAGGTGGTCCCGAGGGCGAGGTCGACGACGGCATCGGCGCGAGCGTCCTGGACGAGCTCGGCGCAGGGCACGACGAGCGCCAGCGTGCGCGCCTGGGCGAGTCCGGCGGGGCCGAAGCGGATCTGGCCCACGCACTGCATGTTCTGGTCGGTGTAGATCGTGTCGTTGCCGCTGGGCTTGTCCGCCGCGGGCACGAAGCCGATCTGGGGCTGTGCGAGCTCGGCGGAGACGAGCCCCGCCTGGCCCCGCTGACCGTTCGCGTTGAGCACGCGCACGCTGGTGTCCCGCGGGGCGGCGGGCGCGGTCGCCTCGAGGGTGGTGCGGTTCACGGTGGTGCCGACCACCGGAGCAGCGGCGGCGGGGACGGCGGGATCACTGCTGGCCGACGGGGTCGGGGGGGCCGGGCAGGCGGACGCCCCGGCGACGGTGGCCTCGCTGCCGAGCACCTGGCGCCACACCACGCCCACCACCACGGCCAGCACGAGCAGGAGAACCAGGGCGGGGAGGCGCCGTCGCCGGCGGTAGCCACCCCGGCCCGTCGCGGTCTCCTCTGAGGTCGTCACCACCGTGTCGTCGGACCTTCCACTCTGCTGCGGCGACCGTGCGCCGTCCTGCCCGCCGCGCCGGGTGCGTCGCGGGCGCCCCAGCCTAGGGGCGCGGGCTCGTGCCCCGGCGCGGCCGCGCCGGGGCCCGGGTCACTCGAGCCCGTGGTCCAGCACGTGGTGGCCGAGGGCGACCAGCGGGTCGAGCGCGCCCTGCAGTCCGCGGCCGGTGCGGGCGTCGGCGGCGCCGGCGCTGGCGCGGGCCACCACCCCGGCGAGCACCACCGCGAGCTTGAACGCGCCGAAGCCGACGTAGAACGGGACCTGCTCGGCGAGCTGGTCGGGGTCGAGCGCCCGTCTCTGCGCGTACCGCGCCACCACCTCCGTGCGGGTGGGGAAGCCGGGCGCGCTGCTCGCGCTCGGCAGGTACTGCGCC contains these protein-coding regions:
- the cei gene encoding envelope integrity protein Cei, which translates into the protein MTTSEETATGRGGYRRRRRLPALVLLLVLAVVVGVVWRQVLGSEATVAGASACPAPPTPSASSDPAVPAAAAPVVGTTVNRTTLEATAPAAPRDTSVRVLNANGQRGQAGLVSAELAQPQIGFVPAADKPSGNDTIYTDQNMQCVGQIRFGPAGLAQARTLALVVPCAELVQDARADAVVDLALGTTFSAVTPSAAAQTVLTALNSAAPGTPATIDQASLDAASNANC